The Desulfobacterales bacterium genome contains the following window.
GTATAACTGGTTGACACATAGCACGTGTCCTGCACCGGGCACATTTTTGACAATAATTTCGCTGCCCGGCAGGTGCTTCTTCATATAGACCGCAATCAGGCGGGCATAGGTATCAAAACCGCCCCCCGGCTTGGTGCCCACCATCAGGGTCAGGATCTTGCCCTCGTAAAACGGCTTTGCCGTTGCGTTATCAGCGGAGATAGCCATCACCAGAAACACAAGCGCTATTGCCAAAATGAAACTTCTTCTCATAGCGAACCTCCTTTTGAACCACATAAGGTTTTTAAAAGTGTTCCGTATCCATCAATTGTTTCACGAATCCCTAAAATGTGCAGGGCCGCCCAGATCATGGCCAGGCTGTTGCTCACCACCGGTTTACCGGTGTCGTTTTCCAACAGCTGCACCGTTTCAATCGTCGCCCAGCGCGAACACGGCAGGTATAGGCCATCGATGTCACCTTTAGCTTCGCCGGAAACTTTTTTTCCTATCCGATAAGACGCATAGGTGGGAAGATTGCCGATTTCCGTGTTTTTTCGTATTCCCAGCCCTTGGGCGTATCTGACAGTAAATCCGGCCTGTTCCAGAAACTGCGAAACGCGCCGGTTGTGTTCTTCTTCATAGGGAGAAGCAATCGCAAGTGATTTTAGCTTAAGATGACCTAATGCCATCTCAACGGTTTCCAGCGAGGCCAGCACCGGAACACCCGCGCGTTCCTGCAGTCGGCGGAAGATCTCCTTCCCCTTTTCATATCCCTGGGATGCAATCACCGGACCGCCGCCAACAAAAATAACATCCGCCCCTGTCTCAACCAGATCAAGGACGTTTTCCTCGATCCGCTGCAGCTGCTTCTCGATGTCGTTTTTGTCGATCTTTCGAATGGTCCCGGTCGTATTCAGCAACATGACTCCTTTAGGTGCGACCTGATAAAATTCATACACCAGGGTGTCGCCGCGTGAAGGTGAAACATGCCCGACTTTGGCGCGCCAGCCATACATATGTCATCAACTCCTTTTTATTATTTTTGTCGTTATGCGTTCATAAAATTGGGTTGAATCTAATGAAGAGAAAACGCCGATTAAACAATTCCGCCGAACAGGATGCCTTCAAACAGGGTATAATCCATAATGACCTGGAACAGCCCATAGATGAATACCCATATCATCGCCGTTATCGCCAGGGACATTGGCCAGGTCTGTTTTCCAAAAAATCTGACATAAACCATTACGCAGACCGGTACGGCAATATTAAAGCCCGCCAGAAACAACAGAACCGCAAAAAGCACCAGCCAGAAGACTGCGATGGTCAACCCTTTTTTTTCATCCCATCTTCCTTGGGGTTTTTCGCGCGCTACGATCTTGTCACGGGTAAACAAGTCGACTTCAAATAATTGTCTGAATCGCGGAAAAAGTTCTCCCAAAAAAATAATAAAACCTAAGATCAGACTGACGCATCCTACGATCACGGGAACCAGCCGGGTTTTCGGGTTATAAGAAAAACTTGTGATAAGCGCCGTCCCGACCAGGCAGACCAGCAACGCGGCGAAAATGATGCCTTCCTTCTTTTTCATGCGCCATCCTTTTGCTTGCCCTTTTGCCGGATGAAGGGAAGAATCAAAACCAGCAGCAGGAGGATAAATAATGTCAAGGGAAGCGGCCGTTTAAAGAAAACAAAATAATCACCCCGGGATACCATCAGGGACTGGAAAAAAGACACTTCCGCTAGTTTGCCCAGGACAAACCCGATCACCAGGGTGATGACCGGAAATCCGTTCCGCCGCATAAAATAGCTGAAAAACCCAAACATCACCGCCATCAGCATATCAATAATGTTGCCTCTGTTGGCATAAGCGCCGGTCAGGGAAATCGCGGCGACCACCGGGATAATGATGGACACCTCGATGAAAGAAACCCGGACCAAAAACTTTGCGGCCAGCAGCCCGAACGTGGAAGCTAAAACATTGGAAAAAACCAACCCCCAGATAATGGCCCAGACAATATCCAAATTTTCTTTGATCAGCAGCGGGCCGGGCACCAGCCCGTGAAGGATAAAGGCGCCCAGCAATACCGCCATCTCCACACTGCCCGGTATGCCGAATCCCACCGTGGGCAATAGCGATCCTCCTTCTTTGGCGTTGTTGGCCGACTCCGCCGCCACAACCCCTTCAGGGGTTCCGGTTCCGAACTTTTCAGGATGTTTGGACGTCTGCATGGCGACGGTGTAGGCGATAAAATTCGCCGTTGCCCCGCCGATACCCGGAATGATTCCAATCAGGGTGCCGATGGCAGAGCTTCTGAAAAAACAGACTTTATGCCTGAACACATCCTTGACACCTTCCCAGACTCCACTGATCTTGGTTTCAATCTTTTGCGTGGCAATTTTAGTCTTGCCCGTTACCGTCAGGTTGATCACTTCGGACAAGGCAAACATGCCGATCACAAAGGGTATCAATTCGATGCCGTCCCAGAAATACTGAATGTCGCGGCTGAATCGAATGGACCCGGTGATCGGACTCCTCCCCACGCTGGCCAGCAGCATGCCTAACCCACCCCCCAGCAGGCCTTTGATCATATTGCCGCGGGATGCGACAACAATGGAACTTAGGCCGAACAGGATAAACATCAAAAACTCCGGCGGGCCGAAAAGCATAATCGTCTGGCGCACTACCGGAATCAATGCGATCAATATTACC
Protein-coding sequences here:
- a CDS encoding tripartite tricarboxylate transporter TctB family protein, giving the protein MKKKEGIIFAALLVCLVGTALITSFSYNPKTRLVPVIVGCVSLILGFIIFLGELFPRFRQLFEVDLFTRDKIVAREKPQGRWDEKKGLTIAVFWLVLFAVLLFLAGFNIAVPVCVMVYVRFFGKQTWPMSLAITAMIWVFIYGLFQVIMDYTLFEGILFGGIV
- a CDS encoding tripartite tricarboxylate transporter permease, translating into MGLFEAMTSALFKAFELQNLLYVSLGTIIGLLFGCLPGLSSVVGLSLLLPLTFGMDPMSGMFLYAGVMGANPFGGSISAILINTPGTAVNVATCFDGYPMTQRGEAGRALGISATASGLGAIFGLVILIALIPVVRQTIMLFGPPEFLMFILFGLSSIVVASRGNMIKGLLGGGLGMLLASVGRSPITGSIRFSRDIQYFWDGIELIPFVIGMFALSEVINLTVTGKTKIATQKIETKISGVWEGVKDVFRHKVCFFRSSAIGTLIGIIPGIGGATANFIAYTVAMQTSKHPEKFGTGTPEGVVAAESANNAKEGGSLLPTVGFGIPGSVEMAVLLGAFILHGLVPGPLLIKENLDIVWAIIWGLVFSNVLASTFGLLAAKFLVRVSFIEVSIIIPVVAAISLTGAYANRGNIIDMLMAVMFGFFSYFMRRNGFPVITLVIGFVLGKLAEVSFFQSLMVSRGDYFVFFKRPLPLTLFILLLLVLILPFIRQKGKQKDGA